A region from the Methanofollis liminatans DSM 4140 genome encodes:
- a CDS encoding RNA-guided pseudouridylation complex pseudouridine synthase subunit Cbf5 encodes MLIAITRLAEKAGNDADVCARFGHTCYTVSPLRADLREEAVGRFVEDANAGAFDGIFFTSALPAAVVAPRLHLPRPARIVAIGPQTARTLEESGLEPETLPTYYSADFAPHMGAWLQGKRVGIPRAAVPNPALLQAIADAGGEACEYQVYDLVPSGEPLDTGRADAVLFTSASSFTTARWERREGQIVIAIGRVTAQAMETAGVVPDVVGDGSLTGTLAALDLRGGKRAATEHLPGVPQAGLVVVDKPRGPSSHQVAAWVGEMLGVQVGHAGTLDPQVSGVLVVMFGPAVRLAPVLLREQKEYVCAMRIHGDADRAQIEETAREFVGRIYQRPPRRSAVKRSLRIRKIHDLEVLDVDGRVVLFRVVCDAGTYIRSLCHHLGLALGTGAHMQELRRTRSGLFTEDKALTLHAIRDACVAAAAGDEAALSGIILPPVLGVGEMPRIVVRDAAIDAICHGAKLAGVGVLSKTKYRKGDLVAVLSEKDELVCLGEALVDAEAYKPGDTGLVLAPKAVMMAAGTYPRGWTKKTGQKKA; translated from the coding sequence ATGTTGATTGCGATCACCCGCCTGGCAGAGAAGGCGGGGAACGACGCCGATGTCTGCGCCCGCTTCGGCCATACCTGCTATACGGTCTCGCCCCTCAGGGCCGACCTCCGAGAAGAGGCCGTCGGCCGGTTTGTAGAGGACGCAAACGCCGGGGCCTTCGACGGCATCTTTTTCACGAGCGCCCTGCCCGCGGCGGTCGTCGCCCCGCGCCTTCATCTCCCGCGCCCGGCCCGGATCGTCGCCATCGGGCCGCAGACGGCCAGAACCCTCGAAGAGAGCGGCCTTGAGCCCGAGACCCTGCCCACCTATTACTCGGCCGATTTCGCCCCGCACATGGGGGCATGGCTGCAGGGCAAACGAGTCGGAATCCCGAGAGCGGCAGTGCCGAACCCGGCCCTCCTCCAGGCGATCGCGGACGCCGGAGGAGAGGCCTGCGAGTACCAGGTCTACGACCTGGTGCCCTCGGGCGAACCCCTCGACACCGGCCGCGCCGACGCTGTGCTCTTCACCAGCGCTTCGTCGTTTACCACGGCGCGGTGGGAGCGGCGTGAGGGGCAGATCGTCATCGCCATCGGGAGGGTGACGGCGCAGGCGATGGAGACGGCGGGCGTTGTTCCCGATGTCGTCGGGGACGGTTCTCTTACCGGGACGCTTGCGGCCCTGGACCTCAGGGGCGGGAAGAGAGCGGCGACCGAACACCTGCCCGGCGTGCCGCAGGCCGGGCTTGTCGTGGTGGACAAACCGCGTGGGCCGTCGAGCCACCAGGTCGCCGCATGGGTGGGCGAGATGCTCGGGGTGCAGGTCGGGCACGCCGGCACCCTGGACCCGCAGGTCTCAGGGGTGCTCGTGGTGATGTTCGGCCCGGCGGTGCGCCTCGCCCCGGTGCTCCTGCGGGAGCAGAAGGAGTACGTCTGCGCCATGCGCATCCACGGCGACGCCGACCGTGCGCAGATCGAGGAGACCGCACGGGAGTTCGTCGGCCGGATTTACCAGCGCCCGCCACGGCGGAGCGCCGTGAAGCGGTCGCTGCGGATCAGGAAGATCCACGACCTCGAAGTGCTCGACGTCGACGGGCGGGTCGTGCTCTTCAGGGTAGTCTGCGACGCGGGCACCTATATCAGGTCGCTCTGCCACCACCTCGGCCTCGCCCTGGGGACCGGCGCTCATATGCAGGAACTGAGGCGGACGAGGTCAGGCCTGTTCACCGAGGATAAGGCCCTGACGCTCCACGCGATCAGGGACGCCTGCGTCGCCGCGGCGGCGGGCGATGAGGCGGCCCTCAGCGGGATCATCCTCCCGCCGGTGCTGGGCGTCGGCGAGATGCCCAGGATCGTGGTGCGCGACGCGGCGATCGACGCCATCTGCCACGGGGCGAAACTCGCCGGGGTCGGCGTGCTCTCGAAGACGAAGTACCGTAAAGGGGATCTCGTGGCGGTGCTCTCAGAGAAAGACGAACTGGTCTGCCTGGGCGAGGCGCTCGTCGATGCAGAGGCCTACAAACCCGGCGATACCGGGCTGGTGCTCGCGCCGAAGGCCGTGATGATGGCGGCAGGCACCTACCCCCGTGGCTGGACGAAGAAGACCGGCCAGAAGAAAGCGTGA